A single region of the Mustela lutreola isolate mMusLut2 chromosome 2, mMusLut2.pri, whole genome shotgun sequence genome encodes:
- the PSMD2 gene encoding 26S proteasome non-ATPase regulatory subunit 2: protein MEEGGRGKAPVQPQQPPATAQGVADEKPSGKERRDAGDKDKEQELSEEDKQLQDELEMLVERLGEKDTSLYRPALEELRRQIRSSTTSMTSVPKPLKFLRPHYGKLKEIYENMAPGENKRFAADIISVLAMTMSGERECLKYRLVGSQEELASWGHEYVRHLAGEVAKEWQELDDAEKTQREPLLTLVKEIVPYNMAHNAEHEACDLLMEIEQVDMLEKDIDENAYAKVCLYLTSCVNYVPEPENSALLRCALGVFRKFSRFPEALRLALMLNDMELVEDIFTSCKDVVVQKQMAFMLGRHGVFLELSEDVEEYEDLTEIMSNVQLNSNFLALARELDIMEPKVPDDIYKTHLENNRFGGSGSQVDSARMNLASSFVNGFVNAAFGQDKLLTDDGNKWLYKNKDHGMLSAAASLGMILLWDVDGGLTQIDKYLYSSEDYIKSGALLACGIVNSGVRNECDPALALLSDYVLHNSNTMRLGSIFGLGLAYAGSNREDVLTLLLPVMGDSKSSMEVAGVTALACGMIAVGSCNGDVTSTILQTIMEKSETELKDTYARWLPLGLGLNHLGKGEAIEAILAALEVVSEPFRSFANTLVDVCAYAGSGNVLKVQQLLHICSEHFDSKEKEEDKDKKEKKDKDKKEAPADMGAHQGVAVLGIALIAMGEEIGAEMALRTFGHLLRYGEPTLRRAVPLALALISVSNPRLNILDTLSKFSHDADPEVSYNSIFAMGMVGSGTNNARLAAMLRQLAQYHAKDPNNLFMVRLAQGLTHLGKGTLTLCPYHSDRQLMSQVAVAGLLTVLVSFLDVRNIILGKSHYVLYGLVAAMQPRMLVTFDEELRPLPVSVRVGQAVDVVGQAGKPKTITGFQTHTTPVLLAHGERAELATEEFLPVTPILEGFVILRKNPNYDL, encoded by the exons ATGGAGGAGGGTGGCCGGGGCAAGGCTCCGGTGCAGCCTCAGCAACCCCCAGCGACGGCACAGGGCGTCGCGGACGAGAAGCCGAGCGGCAAGGAGCGGCGAGATGCTGGCGACAAGGACAAAGAACAGGAGCTG TCTGAGGAGGACAAACAACTTCAGGATGAACTAGAGATGCTCGTGGAACGACTGGGG GAGAAGGACACATCCCTGTACCGACCAGCCCTGGAGGAGCTGCGGAGGCAAATTCGATCTTCTACAACTTCCATGACTTCTGTACCCAAGCCTCTCAAATTTCTGCGTCCACACTATGGCAAACTGAAGGAAATCTATGAGAACATGGCCCCTGGGGAGAATAAG CGTTTTGCTGCTGACATCATCTCTGTTTTGGCCATGACCATGAGTGGGGAACGTGAGTGCCTCAAGTATCGGCTGGTGGGTTCCCAGGAGGAATTGGCGTCATGGGGTCACGAGTATGTCAG GCATCTCGCAGGGGAAGTGGCTAAGGAGTGGCAGGAGCTGGATGATGCGGAAAAGACACAACGGGAACCACTGCTGACCCTGGTGAAGGAGATTGTCCCCTACAATATGGCCCATAATGCAGAGCACGAGGCCTGTGACCTGCTCATGGAAATCGAGCAGGTGGATATGCTGGAGAAGGACATAGATGAGAATGCGTATGCAAAGGTCTGCCTCTATCTTACCAG TTGTGTGAATTACGTGCCTGAGCCTGAGAATTCTGCCCTGCTGCGCTGTGCATTGGGTGTGTTCCGAAAGTTCAGTCGCTTTCCTGAAGCTCTGAGATTGGCGTTGATGCTCAATGACATGGAACTGGTAGAAGACATCTTCACCTCCTGCAAGGATGT GGTAGTACAGAAGCAGATGGCATTCATGCTTGGCCGGCATGGGGTGTTTCTGGAGCTTAGTGAAGATGTGGAGGAGTATGAGGACCTGACAGAGATCATGTCCAATGTACAGCTCAACAGCAACTTCTTGGCATTAGCTCGGGAG CTGGACATCATGGAGCCCAAAGTGCCTGATGACATCTATAAAACCCATCTAGAGAACAACA GGTTTGGGGGCAGTGGCTCTCAAGTGGACTCTGCCCGCATGAACCTGGCCTCTTCTTTCGTGAATGGCTTTGTGAATGCTGCTTTTGGCCAAGACAAGCTGCTAACTGATGATGGCAACAAATGGCTTTACAAGAACAAAGACCATG gAATGTTGAGTGCAGCTGCATCCCTTGGCATGATTCTGTTGTGGGATGTTGATGGTGGCCTCACCCAGATTGACAAGTACTTGTACTCCTCTGAGGACTATATCAAG TCAGGAGCCCTTCTAGCCTGTGGCATCGTGAACTCTGGGGTCCGGAATGAGTGTGACCCCGCTCTGGCACTGCTCTCAGACTATGTTCTTCACAACAGCAACACCATGAGACTTGGTTCCATCTTTGG GCTAGGCTTGGCTTATGCTGGCTCCAATCGTGAAGACGTTCTAACACTGCTACTGCCTGTGATGGGAGATTCCAAGTCTAGTATGGAG GTGGCAGGTGTGACAGCTCTAGCCTGTGGAATGATAGCAGTGGGATCCTGCAATGGAGACGTCACTTCCACTATCCTTCAGACCATCATGGAGAAGTCAGAGACTGAGCTCAAGGACACCTATGCCCGTTGGCTTCCTCTTGGACTGGGCCTCAACCATCTGG GCAAGGGCGAGGCCATTGAGGCAATCCTGGCGGCGCTGGAGGTTGTGTCTGAGCCATTCCGCAGTTTTGCCAACACGCTAGTGGATGTGTGTGCCTATGCAG GCTCTGGGAATGTACTGAAGGTACAGCAGCTGCTCCATATTTGTAGTGAACACTTTGACtccaaggagaaagaggaagacaaggacaagaaggaaaagaaggataaGGACAAGAAGGAAGCCCCTGCTGACATGGGAGCACATCAG GGAGTGGCTGTGCTGGGGATTGCCCTTATTGCTATGGGGGAAGAGATCGGTGCAGAGATGGCACTACGAACCTTTGGCCACTTG CTGAGATACGGGGAGCCTACACTCCGACGGGCTGTACCTTTAGCACTGGCCCTAATCTCTGTTTCAAATCCACGACTCAACATCCTGGATACCCTAAGCAAATTTTCTCATGATGCTGACCCAGAAGTTTCCTACAACTCCATCTTTGCCATGGGGATGGTGGGCAGTG GTACCAATAATGCCCGTTTGGCTGCCATGCTGCGCCAGTTAGCCCAGTATCATGCCAAGGACCCCAACAACCTCTTCATGGTGCGCTTGGCACAG ggcttGACACATTTAGGGAAGGGCACActcaccctctgcccctaccaCAGTGATCGGCAGCTTATGAGTCAAGTGGCTGTGGCTGGACTGCTCACTGTGCTTGTCTCTTTCCTGGATGTCCGTAACA TAATCCTGGGCAAATCTCACTATGTATTGTACGGATTGGTGGCTGCCATGCAGCCCCGCATGCTGGTTACATTTGATGAGGAGCTGCGGCCGCTACCAGTGTCTGTCCGTGTGGGCCAG GCAGTGGATGTGGTAGGCCAGGCCGGCAAGCCTAAGACTATCACGGGGTTCCAGACACACACAACCCCAGTACTGTTGGCCCACGGGGAGCGGGCAGAATTGGCCACTGAGGAGTTTCTTCCTGTCACCCCCATTCTGGAAGGTTTTGTTATACTTCGGAAGAACCCTAACTATGACCTCTAA